A region of Salinibacter sp. 10B DNA encodes the following proteins:
- a CDS encoding sigma-70 family RNA polymerase sigma factor codes for MPQPCTAEDPKVDALKAGSEHAFRCLFEQERERLHNFVWKIVGDADEAENIVQEAFAEAYRQIDSFRGEAKVSTWLFSIARHLAYGHVRKSKRHNYKEHEILEFLQAEQNEGTTVTEKAVETAERKRIVHDALQELPEHYRRVVQLRDLEEKSTTETAERLGLTEVNVRVRLHRARKQLRGHLCKRMEY; via the coding sequence ATGCCCCAGCCCTGCACCGCAGAGGACCCGAAGGTTGATGCGCTCAAAGCCGGAAGTGAGCACGCGTTTCGCTGTCTTTTTGAACAGGAACGGGAGCGCCTTCACAATTTCGTTTGGAAAATTGTGGGCGATGCTGATGAGGCCGAGAACATTGTCCAGGAAGCCTTTGCCGAAGCCTACCGACAGATTGACTCATTTCGAGGGGAGGCGAAGGTGTCCACGTGGCTATTTTCAATTGCCCGGCATCTGGCGTACGGTCACGTGCGGAAGTCGAAGCGTCACAATTACAAGGAGCACGAAATCCTCGAGTTCTTGCAGGCAGAACAGAATGAGGGAACGACTGTGACAGAGAAGGCGGTGGAGACCGCGGAGCGCAAGCGGATTGTGCACGACGCTCTCCAGGAACTGCCGGAGCATTACCGGCGCGTGGTACAACTCAGGGACCTCGAAGAGAAGTCAACCACGGAGACCGCCGAGCGGCTTGGACTTACGGAAGTCAATGTACGCGTTCGGCTTCACCGAGCCCGGAAGCAGCTTCGAGGACATCTCTGTAAGCGAATGGAGTATTGA
- the groL gene encoding chaperonin GroEL (60 kDa chaperone family; promotes refolding of misfolded polypeptides especially under stressful conditions; forms two stacked rings of heptamers to form a barrel-shaped 14mer; ends can be capped by GroES; misfolded proteins enter the barrel where they are refolded when GroES binds): MAKQIKFDSEARNALKEGVDKMARAVKVTLGPKGRNVVLEKSFGSPTITKDGVTVAKEIELKEKIPNIGAQLLKEAASKTNDAAGDGTTTATVLAESVINAGLKSVTAGANPMEIKRGIDLGAQKVVEHLREQSEIVEGKDRIQQVATISANNDDDVGELIADAFEKVGQDGVITVEEARGIETHLDVVEGMQFDRGYQSPYFVTDSEEMEAVLEDAYVLIYDDSISNMQDLLPLLEKVSQTSNPLLIIAEDVEGEALATLVVNKLRGTLKVAAVKAPGFGDRRQSMLEDIAVLTGGTVISEEKGYRLENATLDYLGQADRITIDQDNTTIVDGAGSQEEINARVNQIRQQIENSTSDYDQEKLQERLAKLAGGVAVLNVGAATEPEMKAKKALVEDALSATRAAVDEGVLPGGGVAYLRALEALEGVEGENEDQAIGIDIVKTALEAPLRQIATNTGHEGSIVVQKVKEGEDDFGFNARSETYGDLRDEGVLDPTKVTRSALENAASVGGMLLTTESVIADLDSEDDDDDGGGGGAGGGMPAGGAGGMGGMGGMGGMGGMM; encoded by the coding sequence ATGGCCAAACAGATCAAGTTTGATTCTGAGGCACGAAACGCCCTTAAGGAGGGCGTGGACAAGATGGCGCGTGCCGTCAAGGTCACGCTCGGCCCGAAGGGTCGGAACGTGGTCCTTGAGAAGTCCTTCGGATCCCCGACCATCACGAAGGACGGCGTCACCGTCGCAAAGGAGATTGAACTGAAAGAAAAGATTCCGAACATCGGAGCCCAGCTGCTGAAGGAAGCGGCGTCGAAGACCAACGACGCGGCAGGCGACGGAACGACGACGGCTACCGTTCTCGCGGAGTCCGTCATCAACGCCGGTCTGAAGAGCGTGACCGCCGGTGCCAACCCGATGGAGATCAAGCGTGGGATTGACCTTGGTGCCCAGAAGGTTGTGGAGCACCTGCGCGAGCAGAGTGAGATCGTTGAGGGCAAAGACCGCATCCAGCAGGTTGCCACGATCTCGGCCAACAACGACGATGACGTGGGCGAGCTGATCGCCGACGCCTTTGAAAAGGTGGGCCAGGACGGCGTCATTACCGTGGAAGAGGCCCGCGGCATTGAGACGCACCTCGACGTGGTCGAAGGCATGCAGTTCGACCGTGGCTACCAGAGCCCGTACTTCGTGACGGACTCCGAGGAGATGGAGGCAGTGCTCGAAGACGCATATGTGCTGATCTACGACGACTCGATCAGCAACATGCAGGATCTTCTCCCCCTCCTGGAGAAGGTCTCGCAGACGAGCAACCCGCTGCTGATCATCGCCGAGGACGTGGAGGGCGAAGCCCTTGCCACGCTCGTGGTGAATAAGCTGCGCGGCACGCTGAAGGTCGCTGCCGTGAAGGCGCCTGGCTTCGGTGACCGTCGCCAGTCGATGCTCGAAGACATCGCTGTGCTGACCGGCGGTACGGTCATCAGCGAGGAGAAGGGCTATCGCCTCGAAAACGCCACGCTCGACTACCTTGGGCAGGCCGACCGCATCACGATCGACCAGGACAACACGACGATCGTGGACGGTGCCGGCTCGCAGGAAGAGATCAACGCGCGGGTCAACCAGATCCGGCAGCAGATCGAGAACTCCACCTCCGACTACGACCAGGAGAAGCTGCAGGAGCGCCTGGCGAAGCTCGCGGGCGGCGTTGCTGTGCTCAATGTCGGCGCGGCCACCGAGCCTGAGATGAAGGCGAAGAAGGCCCTCGTCGAAGACGCTCTCAGCGCGACGCGTGCGGCCGTGGACGAAGGCGTCCTGCCGGGCGGCGGCGTAGCCTATCTCCGTGCCCTCGAAGCCCTCGAAGGTGTGGAAGGCGAGAACGAGGACCAGGCGATTGGTATCGATATCGTCAAGACGGCGCTCGAAGCCCCGCTGCGCCAGATCGCCACGAACACCGGACACGAGGGATCCATCGTGGTTCAGAAGGTGAAAGAAGGCGAGGACGACTTCGGCTTCAACGCCCGCTCCGAAACCTACGGCGACCTCCGCGACGAAGGCGTGCTCGACCCGACGAAGGTCACACGCTCCGCGCTGGAGAACGCCGCATCCGTGGGCGGCATGCTGCTGACCACTGAGTCCGTCATCGCGGACCTCGACAGCGAGGACGATGATGACGACGGCGGTGGCGGCGGTGCCGGCGGCGGAATGCCTGCTGGCGGTGCCGGCGGCATGGGCGGCATGGGCGGCATGGGTGGCATGGGTGGCATGATGTAA
- a CDS encoding SDR family NAD(P)-dependent oxidoreductase, with protein MDLSDAVAVVTGASSGLGTHFANSLIGRGAVVYGLARSSDKLNALQNDFGDAFRPLPCDVRDEEQVADAFETVREESDRIDVLLNNAGLGQFGPVDDLPVEDWDVQMETNLRGVFLCTREVVPTMRSQNEDSGFGGHIVNIASIAGLLGNPNLTAYNASKFGVRGFSESLMKEVRDDGIRVTCIYPGSTETNFFDVAGVDMTDNPLQPEDLAATVVHVLESPANHLISELVVRPLRPRG; from the coding sequence ATGGACTTGAGCGACGCCGTCGCTGTCGTTACTGGGGCCAGCAGCGGCCTCGGGACGCACTTTGCTAACTCATTGATTGGACGAGGAGCCGTCGTGTACGGCCTCGCTCGGAGTTCCGACAAATTGAACGCCCTGCAGAACGATTTCGGCGACGCATTTCGCCCCCTTCCGTGTGATGTACGTGACGAAGAGCAGGTGGCCGATGCCTTCGAGACCGTTCGCGAGGAAAGCGACCGAATCGACGTACTTCTCAACAACGCCGGGCTCGGCCAGTTCGGCCCTGTCGATGATCTGCCGGTTGAGGATTGGGACGTGCAGATGGAGACAAACCTGCGCGGCGTCTTCCTCTGCACCCGAGAGGTCGTACCCACCATGCGCTCACAGAACGAGGATTCGGGCTTCGGAGGCCACATCGTGAACATAGCCTCCATCGCCGGTCTGCTCGGCAATCCCAACCTCACAGCGTACAACGCAAGCAAATTCGGAGTGCGCGGCTTTAGCGAGTCGCTCATGAAGGAAGTGCGCGACGATGGCATCCGCGTCACGTGTATCTATCCCGGCTCCACGGAAACCAACTTCTTCGATGTAGCAGGGGTCGACATGACGGATAACCCCCTCCAGCCCGAAGATCTAGCCGCCACCGTCGTGCACGTACTGGAGTCGCCGGCCAACCATCTCATCTCCGAACTGGTGGTCCGCCCCCTCCGTCCTCGGGGCTGA
- the groES gene encoding co-chaperone GroES produces the protein MTSIKPLGDRVVVQPKPADDKTESGLYIPDSAKEKPQEGTVVAIGPGRVENGNRIEMTVEEGDQVLYGKYAGTEVTLDGDEYLIMRESDIFGVVEG, from the coding sequence ATGACGAGCATCAAACCTCTTGGCGACCGCGTCGTCGTCCAGCCGAAGCCGGCCGATGATAAGACCGAAAGTGGTCTGTACATTCCGGATTCGGCAAAGGAGAAGCCCCAGGAAGGCACGGTCGTCGCAATCGGTCCGGGCCGCGTGGAAAACGGCAACCGGATCGAGATGACCGTCGAAGAGGGCGATCAGGTCCTCTATGGAAAGTATGCGGGCACTGAAGTTACCCTCGATGGGGACGAGTACCTCATCATGCGCGAGAGCGACATCTTCGGAGTTGTCGAAGGATAG
- a CDS encoding LamG-like jellyroll fold domain-containing protein produces MSYRRNYMFVVGSVALALILLQSLCAKAQGLSESTVREAGETVNLFKTIDSRQSIDGAVLELPPEWELREVRVLRYGTEPVSFDRRPRDQAGGDLLVLDRAIRGPLEFIVRVQLPDQTGRFEWTLSPFVWEKKADPASQRQVRRVLERQGRVDVRAVSSAERGNHALDLSGASTPLLLRAGQLPPLGRASSFTIEFWMQTNGLDEVVLSTWSGNEAVAYPAEFIVDRSGRLRFYSGRPGQHQALRSGTPVADGRWHHIAAVYEAKRSRLRLIVNGTATDSLQGRVPVAPGPVPMALGGRVHRKEMTESEQRPLYSGRLDELRIWKEARSPRMLRRMRNRPLPNSDKQEDRRVRLGFEEEGRAVVNAWPDGARRVPVTLSLQSGLRHLRAKADGRSVTLRWKAQASEGHTFLVERSTNGEHFTTVAELSPSTVTVAPQGTPAGGDEFVYTDSKVAGQVVYYRVRQQRRNGSDRLSGTIKIGLGAVPQEQTSVRLIGNFPNPFAETTTIAYDVRSPQTVTLTVWNLKGHRIAELATGRKEPGYHDVSFSAEDLPSGTYFVRLKTQNGTDSHRMVVLK; encoded by the coding sequence ATGTCCTATCGGCGCAACTACATGTTTGTTGTGGGGAGTGTTGCGCTTGCATTGATACTCCTCCAGTCCCTTTGTGCGAAGGCCCAAGGCCTATCGGAATCCACCGTCCGCGAGGCCGGAGAAACGGTAAATTTGTTCAAGACAATTGATTCGCGTCAGTCTATCGACGGCGCCGTCTTAGAGCTCCCGCCGGAATGGGAGCTCCGGGAGGTGCGCGTGCTCCGGTACGGGACGGAGCCTGTGAGCTTTGACCGTCGACCACGCGACCAGGCGGGAGGAGATTTGCTCGTTCTGGACCGTGCCATCAGGGGGCCTCTCGAATTTATTGTTCGCGTACAGTTGCCCGACCAGACAGGACGCTTCGAGTGGACGCTCAGTCCCTTCGTCTGGGAGAAAAAGGCGGACCCTGCGAGTCAGCGCCAGGTGCGCCGGGTTCTGGAGCGGCAAGGTCGTGTGGACGTCCGCGCTGTCTCGTCCGCCGAACGAGGCAACCATGCGCTTGATCTCAGCGGAGCCTCGACCCCCCTCCTTCTTCGAGCCGGCCAGCTTCCGCCTCTAGGGCGCGCGTCGTCATTTACCATTGAGTTTTGGATGCAAACCAATGGGCTCGATGAGGTCGTGCTATCGACGTGGAGCGGGAATGAAGCCGTAGCTTATCCTGCCGAGTTTATCGTAGATCGGAGCGGGCGTCTTCGGTTCTACAGTGGCCGACCCGGTCAACATCAGGCTCTGCGTTCGGGGACACCTGTAGCAGACGGCAGATGGCACCACATCGCAGCGGTCTATGAGGCGAAGCGATCTCGGCTGCGACTGATCGTGAACGGCACGGCGACTGATTCTCTGCAAGGTCGGGTGCCGGTTGCGCCCGGTCCAGTGCCGATGGCGCTTGGGGGGCGGGTGCATCGAAAAGAAATGACGGAATCGGAGCAACGTCCCTTGTACTCAGGGCGGTTGGACGAACTCCGCATCTGGAAGGAAGCTCGGTCTCCCCGAATGCTTCGCCGCATGAGGAACCGTCCTCTGCCGAATTCAGACAAGCAGGAAGACCGCCGCGTTCGCCTTGGTTTTGAAGAAGAGGGGCGAGCGGTCGTGAACGCATGGCCCGACGGGGCCCGGCGCGTTCCGGTTACGCTCTCGCTGCAATCGGGGCTGCGTCACCTGAGGGCGAAGGCGGACGGCCGTTCGGTGACCCTTCGATGGAAGGCGCAGGCGTCGGAGGGACACACATTTCTCGTGGAGCGATCCACGAACGGGGAGCATTTCACGACCGTTGCCGAACTTTCTCCTTCTACGGTGACGGTGGCTCCTCAGGGGACTCCCGCGGGAGGGGACGAATTTGTCTACACCGATTCGAAAGTGGCCGGCCAGGTCGTCTATTATCGAGTGCGGCAACAAAGGCGGAATGGATCGGATCGCCTTTCGGGCACCATTAAAATTGGTCTTGGGGCGGTTCCACAGGAGCAGACGTCAGTAAGGCTCATCGGCAACTTTCCGAATCCTTTTGCCGAGACGACGACGATTGCCTATGATGTTCGTTCCCCTCAGACGGTTACTCTCACCGTGTGGAATCTGAAGGGGCACCGTATTGCTGAACTCGCAACGGGAAGGAAAGAGCCCGGATACCACGACGTATCGTTCAGTGCGGAGGATCTTCCGAGCGGGACATATTTTGTGCGCCTGAAAACGCAGAATGGGACGGACTCACACCGAATGGTCGTGCTGAAATAG
- a CDS encoding FAD-binding oxidoreductase, whose amino-acid sequence MALDLLSATVAATYSLTPRVRQLVLEVDGHTFTHTPGQHVSVRYESDQDGVVYRPYSPVNGPGTDRLVLAVKQYDGGTCSVWLHERTVGDTISVMPPSGNLHLRDPARDAAFLATGTGLTPMMAMLEQYLAEDSGHAVLLYGERSPADLMYRPTLDRLSASHPNLTVEYVLSDTSWNGRTGYVQDHLDSALGSLDAPHAYICGVPQMVVDTQSALRDAGLPDDHIFSEGWEQGAVSN is encoded by the coding sequence ATGGCCCTCGATCTGCTCAGCGCCACAGTTGCTGCCACCTACTCTCTGACCCCACGCGTTCGCCAACTTGTGCTTGAGGTGGATGGACATACCTTCACCCATACGCCCGGCCAGCACGTCAGCGTGCGGTACGAATCTGACCAAGACGGAGTCGTATACCGCCCCTACTCTCCCGTCAACGGACCCGGAACCGATCGCCTCGTTCTGGCCGTCAAGCAATACGACGGAGGCACCTGTTCGGTGTGGCTGCATGAACGAACAGTCGGCGATACGATCTCGGTTATGCCCCCCTCCGGCAACCTCCACCTCCGGGATCCAGCTCGTGACGCAGCCTTTCTGGCGACGGGGACGGGCCTGACTCCCATGATGGCGATGCTGGAGCAGTATTTAGCTGAGGACTCGGGACATGCCGTACTCCTTTACGGAGAACGATCTCCCGCGGACCTGATGTACCGCCCTACACTCGACCGTCTGTCTGCCAGCCATCCCAACCTTACCGTTGAGTATGTTCTGTCCGATACGTCCTGGAATGGGCGTACCGGATACGTGCAGGACCACCTCGATTCTGCACTCGGTAGCCTGGACGCACCGCACGCTTACATTTGCGGGGTGCCGCAAATGGTCGTCGACACCCAATCAGCGCTTCGGGACGCCGGCCTGCCAGACGATCACATCTTCAGCGAGGGCTGGGAACAGGGCGCTGTTTCGAACTAA